The Calliopsis andreniformis isolate RMS-2024a chromosome 10, iyCalAndr_principal, whole genome shotgun sequence nucleotide sequence GCCGGTAATTACACAGATCTTAAATACTAATAACCAACGATGATATTATTTTTCATAGGGATTTATGACCAAGCCATTTGTTACAATTTTTCATACAGACAAAACACGATTTAGAAGAATTAGTTGACGCTATAAATGCTGGCAGACCACAATGTCCAGTGGGTCTGAACACGTTAGTTATACCACGTAAAGCAGCTGCAGACTCGACTCAGCAGCAGCCTTATGTGTATCTGAAATGTGGGCACGTGCAAGGCCACCATGATTGGGGGCAGGAGAAAGACAAAGCCACGAGAAGATGCCCCATGTGTTTAGTAGCTGGTTCGGTAGTTAAGCTTTCCATGGGGATAGAGCCTGCATTTTACGTCGATTGTGGCCCACCTACTTACGCATTTAGACCTTGCGGCCATATGGCTACAGAGAAAACCGTTAAGTTAGTATTGAGCATACTAATTCGATCGGCTGCAGACAATTATTATACTGTGCTCGTTTCAGATATTGGGAAAAGGTCGCAATACCGCACGGTACAAATGGTTACATTGCAATTTGTCCGTTTTGCGCGGTTCCCCTCGAAGGCACACCAGGATACGTGAAACTCATTTTCCAGGacaatgtagattgaggttcgTTTAATCATAAGCTCGTGAGTATGTGTAGAAATCATTAACTTCTTATAAAATACaaggattattaaaattaataaaatgtaaataatcTTAATACCAGTACATAAACAAAGTTCTGTTTCTCTCCCTCAATAGAAATTTAAGCTTGTACAACTTTTGTATGTACAAAATAGTTCCGCGACGATTATTACGTGCGCAGCTCTTGAAATAAATACATCCTTTCTTACGACAGTATTATTCACATGTATTAATTTTCTAaggaaattattaaattaatttaaaaatgcgAACATGAGGGAAaagtttattttatgttttaattcgcctatttttttttcttctttgtaAAATAATGAGGAAAACtttgttattgttatttatgTTTATTTTTCAACCTTAGTTCCTAGTTTAATATACTTTATGAATAAAAAATCCTTCATTTAAAGATTTAATTTCTTGCATTTTTAATTCAATCATTTGCAACATATAATAACAAGGTTTTGTGAGAAAGCAAAGGACGTATGAAAATGTAAGATTACAATTCTTTAAATGATACTTACATAAATgtgtatattttcaaacatattttcatttttactcATTGATAATTACGTAAGATCAAATAATCATATAAATATGCAACATCTCCAAATACCATGGAGTCATTTCTAAACTATTCTTATGTACACGAAATAGTTAACTATGTTTAAAAGGTATATAAGTATATCAAGATCAAATAGAATAAGTATGTGTATTAGTATATTAGTATCTAATAAATTCAATCCTGTTCTTACATCAACAGGAATGTGTGCCTAATTTTACAGAAATGTGTTTTGAAACTGGTTGATGTTGCCACTTTTCTGTCACTTTATTAAAATTaagttatttataaaataaagtgaCAGACATATACAAATCTTATTTTAGATTCGCGAATCAATGTAtttgagaaaaaaaaagatgTTCAACGAACGCGTTTTCCTTTTCTTTACATGTAATGTGCACAAATAAGCACGTGAAGTTTCGTAAGAGAAATAATGATTGAGCATAATCATTAACGACAATTACTTTTATCTTTTCCGATCATTGGACCCACTGCGACGAGAACGAGACCGACGACTGCGACTATTGCTGCGTGAACGTTTTGACCTGAAATAAACAGCAAGATGAGTTATCATCGAGTGATTATGATAAGAAAAATTCAAGAATCAAAATGATCACCGATTTCGAGTTACCTTTTTCCACGACTGCGGCTGCGAGATCTTGACTTTctcctgtctctgtctctgcgcTCACGGTCTCGATCCCGTTCACGATCTCGATCGCGGTCGCGATCACGGTCACGATCACGGTCCCTGTCACGTTCGCGATCGCGGTCCTTGTCTCTGTAACCCAATCCACCTCGCCTATCTGATCTATCTCGATCTCTGTCACGGTCGTCTCTGTCTCTACGTCTGTCCAGCAACGACTCTCGTTTCTCTTTGCGCCTCTCCTCCACAGTCTTCTGTAGCTCTGCTAACTTTTCACGGATCTTAATGAAACCCAGATGCAATTTCCCGCCAAAATGGTCAGCCAATCTTCTGTCATTGTCGTGAATGCCAAGGTAAGCGCTACACACTTCGCAGACTCTTAGCTTTTGTTGCTGGTAACTAGACGCTGGCATACTATTCCGATATTCTTGCTCGGCCTCGTTCTTTTTCTTTCGCAGCTCGTCTATCTCGCCCATAAGCTTCATCGACTCTTCCACAAAGCCTTCTTCGCCGAGCTGTTCGGCTTTAGCCAACTTCTTACCAATTTCTTCGGCCAAAACGTGAACGTTGTTCGCTTTTGCCGCCACCTCTGCGCTCAGCTCTTCTTGGGTTTCTGCGAGTCGTTGCTTCGCTTGTTCTGTACGACGATCGCAGTCAGCGATGAAGTTTTGTAGATGTTCCATGGCCTGAAGAGAGAGTAAGAGACGATTTTATCGATTCTTGAACGAAGTTCGTAGGATTCTCTTGTGTAATTCTTCATATAATAGTATACTTACATCAATATCGTAAAAATGGTCCTTCTTCTTTTGTGCAGCCTCGTAGTCAGCCCGTAGGGCCAAGTCGTGAATCTGGGGGCATTCTCCCAGGTCCATGCGCTGCGATTTACAAATCGTTACATATTAGTTTGTATTTATTTCATCATATGGGACCTTATTTGGCTTTATTTTACACGTAAATCCCTCCCGACTTGTTCTATGAGATCTTACTTGATAATAACAAGACTTTCTTAATTCGCTGTTCATAATAGGAAATTGAATCGataatcaacaatcaggtaaataATTTAGACTGACGGAAGCTAAGTCCCTAATTGTCCAGGAAGACACGGTCTAAAGATGCTTTTAATGCAAGAACTTCTAAACAGTTGCTCTTCTGGTATACGCTTAGAGACGACGTATATGAAAATATACATAGGTAGAAATATGTATACGTGtatatatatttctatataCTAATAAGTACACGTATGTATGTACAGATTTACTGACATATTTCAGTTTGTTCTTGGACAAAGTAAAAATGCAATTTTACAGATAAATATTTTGTTATGTTCACTTACAGAGTGGTAACACCTCTCCGCCTGACACGACAATGCGATGGCAATGAAGCTACAATCAGCACACACCTTAATTTCAAATGTTCAGTGACTATGAAACAActtacagcctaatagtttattATACTATTTACGTAGGGCACGAGTTGCCTTAGATGATCAATTTCTAGACGATTTAGAAAACGATATTGAATACGTACATCCAATGCTGAAGAAAATTTTTTTAACGGAACGGGCACGCTGTACTGTAATGCCGCCTAATATTGTCTCTCTCTGCTTCATGCCACTTCTCACGTTTTCTCGTGGACATTTTGTCGTTTTGCAAATTGCCAAAATAACAAATTCTCTTCTCTGGTTTCGAGGGTTTTCTTTATTCCAATAAAAACGGATATTTCAAGTTCACATATGAATTTAATGGTACGTTTAGAATTGAAATTTATGTCAGACAAAGGGGAATCTAATGCACATTAGAATAGCAGAAGTTAGAATTATGATCTTATTCTGTGCTATACGAATCCTCCTAGTAATCGTTGAAAAATGAGCAAAATCCCTTATTATTAAAGGTCAAACTGAGTGTCATATCTGATCTCGAACATTATACAAATTAATATACAGTGAAACGTCAACCAGCTCAAAGACCTTCTATTGAACTGTCTCCAAATATAATAGCTATGGTTTGCGTCAAGATCTCATAACTTGATACGATACTCTACTCAATTACTAGCTGAAACTAGCTGAAGTTTCactgcatatcaatcataaaaaGGGACAAATGGGTTGATTGAGAGAAACAATGGGAAATGTCTGAACAATCCCGAGAGTTGAATGTCTGATTAATTTGGACGTTTCTTGGCAATTCGCATGGTCTTACTTACAGATCACTGCTTCATTTTCCTGTACCCGTTACATCTCCCGAGGATGACATATATTTTCACACATACTTTCAAAGTAAACTTGATTTTCTACCTGCCGTAAAC carries:
- the LOC143185224 gene encoding putative RNA-binding protein Luc7-like 2 isoform X2 encodes the protein MDLGECPQIHDLALRADYEAAQKKKDHFYDIDAMEHLQNFIADCDRRTEQAKQRLAETQEELSAEVAAKANNVHVLAEEIGKKLAKAEQLGEEGFVEESMKLMGEIDELRKKKNEAEQEYRNSMPASSYQQQKLRVCEVCSAYLGIHDNDRRLADHFGGKLHLGFIKIREKLAELQKTVEERRKEKRESLLDRRRDRDDRDRDRDRSDRRGGLGYRDKDRDRERDRDRDRDRDRDRDRDRERDRDRERRDRDRRKSRSRSRSRGKRSKRSRSNSRSRRSRSRRSGSNDRKR
- the LOC143185224 gene encoding putative RNA-binding protein Alsin2 isoform X1, encoding MTAHDQMRAMLDQLMGTGRNGENNKFQVKYSDPKVCKSFLLACCPHEILSSTRMDLGECPQIHDLALRADYEAAQKKKDHFYDIDAMEHLQNFIADCDRRTEQAKQRLAETQEELSAEVAAKANNVHVLAEEIGKKLAKAEQLGEEGFVEESMKLMGEIDELRKKKNEAEQEYRNSMPASSYQQQKLRVCEVCSAYLGIHDNDRRLADHFGGKLHLGFIKIREKLAELQKTVEERRKEKRESLLDRRRDRDDRDRDRDRSDRRGGLGYRDKDRDRERDRDRDRDRDRDRDRDRERDRDRERRDRDRRKSRSRSRSRGKRSKRSRSNSRSRRSRSRRSGSNDRKR